The genome window GTTTGACGTAGATAAGCTAGGTGACACATTTTATATTGTGACTAACTGGCAAGCTAAAAACTTTAGATTAATGACAGCAACAAACGAAACGATTGCTGATAAAACACAATGGTTTGAGCATACAGCTCACAGAGAAAATGTACTGCTTGAAGGTGTAGAGTTATTTAATGACTTTTTAGTATTGAGTGAACGCGAGCAAGGGCAAGCTCGATTTGTAGTTGTTAATAGGCTAGGGGATCGTATGGCACTTGAGTTTGCCGATCCTTGTTATTATGCTGCAATAGCAATGAACCCAGAGCCAGACACACGCACTGCGCGTATTTATTACTCAAGTTTAACAACACCAGGCTCTTTATATGATGTTGATTTAGCAACTGGCGAAAAAACACTACTTAAACAGCAAAAAGTACTCGGTAGTTTTAATGCCGATGACTATCAGTCGGAGCGATTAATGGTAACTGCTCGCGACGGAGTTAAAGTACCTGTATCTGTTGTTTATCGAAAAGGCAGCTTTAAAAAAGATGGCACAAATCCGTTATTTCAATACGGCTATGGCGCCTATGGCTATACGATTGATCCTAGTTTTTCTAGTTCGTCACTGAGCTTGCTCGATCGTGGCTTTATTTATGTTATTGCGCATGTTCGAGGCTCTGAAATGCTAGGTCGCGAATGGTATGAGCAAGGTAAAAAAGAGCATAAACAAAATAGCTTTAGTGACTTTATTGATGTGACAAAAGCGCTTGTTGATCAAGGTTATTGTGATAGCAATAAGGTGTTTGCCTCAGGTGGCAGTGCCGGAGGCCTATTAATGGGGGCGGTTGTAAACCAGGCACCCGAGTTATATTGCGGTGTTGGCTGTCATGTACCATTCTTAGACGTATTAACCACAATGCTTGATGAAAGTATTCCACTCACAACAAATGAATACGATGAATGGGGTAATCCAAATGAGCCTCAATTTTATGATGTGATAGAAGCTTACTCGCCTTATGACAATATTAGCGCACAAAACTACCCGAACATACTCGTTACTACCGGTCTTCATGACTCACAAGTACAGTATTGGGAGCCTATGAAGTGGGTTGCAAAAATGCGTGAACTTAAAACAGACAGTAATATTTTAGTATTTAAAACCGATATGGATGCAGGTCATGGCGGTGCATCAGGTCGTTTTAAAAGCTTAGAAGAAAAAGCCCTCGAAATGGCCTTTTTTATTGCGCTGTTAAATTAACTGCAAAATCGGAAAATTGTATTACTCTATATATAGAAGTTGATATATATAAGGTAATTTATGTTTGGAGCACATGGCGAATTTCAGATTTGTTCACAGCCCCCTCATATGTATTTAAAATTGAAGGGGAGCTTTAACAATGAAGGTATAACATCATTAACTAATGGTGTTATTCAAGAATTGAGCACTCACCCTGAAAATACGATTAAGTTTGTGATTGTTAACTTAAAAGAGTTTGAACTGTTAACTTTAGATAGTCTTGATTCGTTAGAGGCCTATTTTGCGGGTGTAAAAGAACTTGGCTATCAACGAGTTGACTATATAAACATTAATATCATAGCTAAAAACATGTTTGAAAAAGTATGGAAAAATAGCGATGTAGAAGTTAATTTTTATAAAGATACCGAAAGCTATTTATTAGTGCATCCAAGTGATAGTTATATAAAACAGAACTGGTAATTAATATGAGTATTATAAACCGCTACTGAAGAGGGCTTATAATGCTCTCTAAACACCCTTTATAGCGCCTTGAAAGGTTTAAGCACATATCGTTTTTAAGTCTTACTTTATAATCGCCACTGTCAGTAGGCATCAGTTCACAGATAGCTTGTTTTCTTACCAGCGTTGAGCGATGAATACGAATAAACCCTTCTGGCTCTAGCTGCCGTTCAATATTTTTCATGGTTTCGCGGTGTAATACCGGTGTACTACCTTGGGTAAAATGCAGCTCTACATAATTGCCCGCACCATTAATCCAAATAATATCTTTTATATCAATTAGCCTTACCTTACCTACATCTTTAACTACGATATGTGATGATGGTTTTTCGGTTTGTGTGCTTTGTTGATATTGACGTTCGGCCGCGCTTGCAATCGGGCAAAGGTGAATCAGTTTATCAAAGCATTTATCAATACGTGGTGCAGTTGAATCTACTATTAAAAAATCAACAGCGCCAACTTCAAAAGCAAAACTCGCAAAATGACCCGACTGGGCAATAATGACTAACTTAAGCTTTTTAGCTAGCTCTGTTAAATGCACTATTTGCATAGGGTCAGCCAGATTAGTTAGTTCGTAAAAAAGTACGTTGTATTGATCTGTATCTATCTGATCTAATCTGTTTGCCTGAATAAAAGATTGAGATTCAAAGTGTCGGTGCTCTTGCACGCGCTTTGTTAAAAATGTTGCAAACTTAGTGTTACTAACAAAAGTTAATGCATGAAAAGAAGCGACCATTATTTTATATCTCTTGCTGTATATAATAATAAAGACCGTGCTTAGCGGAAAAACTGTTATGAAAAGTACAATATATTTATAAAATAATTGTGACGTACTAATTCGTCCCATCAAACTAGCTATTCATACCAAAGATTACGCCTAATAAATAACGTACGTAGAGTGTTTAAATAAATCCCCTTACTGTAATCCGCGAAGTAACTATTTAGTTACAAAAATAACAATTCAGGGGAATTATATGACATTAACTAACAAAGGTAGCGCGCGATTATTTAAAAAATCGTCGTTAACAGTTGCGCTAAGCAGCGCGATACTTGCAAGCATTTCATTTCAAGGTGTGGCTGCAGAAGATGACGAAATTACTAAAATAGAACGTGTACAAGTTACAGGCTCTCGTATCAG of Pseudoalteromonas arctica A 37-1-2 contains these proteins:
- a CDS encoding S9 family peptidase: MSRPDYSLSLLPNFPIAKQQAHTLSTHNKIRTDNYYWMRDDDRQDEQVLAHLHAENAYCDEQLAAMKPLQNTLFEELKARIVKDDNSVPVKDGKYWYHSEVRGDDEYSRHYRSTSIRANNKELLLDVNILAEGFEFFELGEVALSPCEQLMAYSEDTEGRRIYNVRFKSLTTGEMLPDVLENTEGQVVWANDNKTVFYVKKDLKTLLGYQVFRHELGSEQSQDVMVYEEQDSSFFMGLGKSRDEGLIIIDLASTETNDTWVLDANKPTDEFKALMPREDGHEFDVDKLGDTFYIVTNWQAKNFRLMTATNETIADKTQWFEHTAHRENVLLEGVELFNDFLVLSEREQGQARFVVVNRLGDRMALEFADPCYYAAIAMNPEPDTRTARIYYSSLTTPGSLYDVDLATGEKTLLKQQKVLGSFNADDYQSERLMVTARDGVKVPVSVVYRKGSFKKDGTNPLFQYGYGAYGYTIDPSFSSSSLSLLDRGFIYVIAHVRGSEMLGREWYEQGKKEHKQNSFSDFIDVTKALVDQGYCDSNKVFASGGSAGGLLMGAVVNQAPELYCGVGCHVPFLDVLTTMLDESIPLTTNEYDEWGNPNEPQFYDVIEAYSPYDNISAQNYPNILVTTGLHDSQVQYWEPMKWVAKMRELKTDSNILVFKTDMDAGHGGASGRFKSLEEKALEMAFFIALLN
- a CDS encoding LytR/AlgR family response regulator transcription factor, with product MVASFHALTFVSNTKFATFLTKRVQEHRHFESQSFIQANRLDQIDTDQYNVLFYELTNLADPMQIVHLTELAKKLKLVIIAQSGHFASFAFEVGAVDFLIVDSTAPRIDKCFDKLIHLCPIASAAERQYQQSTQTEKPSSHIVVKDVGKVRLIDIKDIIWINGAGNYVELHFTQGSTPVLHRETMKNIERQLEPEGFIRIHRSTLVRKQAICELMPTDSGDYKVRLKNDMCLNLSRRYKGCLESIISPLQ